A stretch of the Glycine soja cultivar W05 chromosome 13, ASM419377v2, whole genome shotgun sequence genome encodes the following:
- the LOC114381993 gene encoding protein ACTIVITY OF BC1 COMPLEX KINASE 7, chloroplastic-like, which translates to MAVIMALNGYYYNNIKLGNQRRAPHNLSFPGSISVHKLPKNRRSKSYKSGNDKFPRFLVEMRQTELPPSKYGTNGRAVKMVPANEVVKRKTMSENKVEMARGSKQAVNGASLVERDPSLALTKTKKSTTSKELPPLEELKVLPSDEGFSWANENYNSLQRSIDVWSFVISLRIRVLLDNAKWAYLGDFTEEKQKSRRRKTAAWLRECVLQLGPTFIKLGQLSSTRSDLFPREFVEELAKLQDRVPAFSPKKARGFIESELGAPINILFKEFEDRPIAAASLGQVHRAILHNGEKVVVKVQRPGLKKLFDIDLQNLKLIAEYFQRSETLGGPTRDWVGIYEECATILYQEIDYINEGKNADRFRRDFRNIKWVRVPLVYWDYTASKVLTLEYAPGIKINEVDMLASRGYDRLRISSHTIEAYLIQILRTGFFHADPHPGNLAVDVDEAIIYYDFGMMGEIKSFTRERLLELFYAVYEKDAKKVMQCLIDLGALQPTGDLSSVRRSIQFFLDNLLSQTPDQQQTLSAIGEDLFAIAQDQPFRFPSTFTFVIRAFSTLEGLGYILNPDFSFVKIAAPYAQELLDIRQKRPTGPQLVEEIRKQADDARTNSISMPYRVQRIEEFVKQLEAGDLKLRVRVLESERAARKATILQMATMYSVLGGTLLNLGVTLSSQGNQAFANGSFIGAGILGALFLRSMQRVKKLDKFENMI; encoded by the exons ATGGCAGTAATAATGGCTTTGAATGGTTATTATTACAACAATATAAAGTTGGGAAATCAACGAAGAGCACCACACAATCTCAGTTTTCCAGGATCAATTTCAGTTCATAAATTGCCAAAGAATAGAAGGTCAAAATCTTACAAGTCAGGGAATGATAAATTTCCTAGGTTCCTGGTAGAAATGCGACAGACAGAATTACCTCCATCAAAATATGGTACAAATGGTAGAGCTGTTAAAATGGTTCCAGCAAATGAGGTAGTGAAAAGAAAGACAATGTCAGAGAATAAAGTGGAAATGGCGAGGGGTTCAAAGCAAGCTGTTAATGGAGCAAGTTTGGTAGAAAGAGATCCTAGCCTGGCCTTGACAAAGACAAAGAAATCTACAACCTCTAAAGAACTTCCACCACTGGAAGAGCTAAAAGTTTTGCCCTCAGATGAAGGATTCAGTTGGGCCAATGAAAATTACAATTCCTTGCAAAGATCAATTGATGTTTGgtcttttgttatttctttacGTATTCGAGTTCTGTTGGACAATGCAAAATGGGCATATTTGGGTGACTTTACAGAAGAAAAACAG AAAAGCAGAAGGCGGAAAACTGCTGCATGGCTAAGGGAGTGTGTATTACAGCTTGGCCCAACTTTCATTAAACTTGGACAGTTATCATCAACAAGGTCGGATCTATTTCCCCGTGAATTTGTAGAGGAGCTTGCAAAATTGCAG GACAGGGTCCCCGCATTTTCTCCAAAGAAAGCAAGAGGCTTTATTGAGAGTGAATTAGGAGCTCCCattaatatattgtttaaaGAGTTTGAAGATCGGCCCATTGCTGCTGCTAGTCTTGGTCAG GTTCATCGTGCTATTCTACACAATGGAGAAAAAGTAGTTGTCAAAGTTCAAAGGCCTGGCCTAAAGAAGCTTTTTGACATTGACTTGC AAAACTTAAAGCTGATTGCAGAATATTTTCAGAGAAGTGAAACTCTAGGTGGTCCAACGAGAGATTGGGTTGGTATATATGAAGAATGTGCAAC GATTTTGTATCAAGAAATAGATTATATAAATGAAGGAAAGAATGCTGATAGGTTCCGCCGAGATTTTCGAAACATAAAGTGGGTCCGAGTACCT CTGGTTTATTGGGATTATACTGCATCAAAGGTGTTGACATTGGAGTATGCACCAG GTATCAAAATAAATGAAGTGGATATGTTAGCTTCACGTGGTTATGATCGATTACGAATCTCATCTCACACTATTGAGGCATACTTGATTCAG ATATTGAGAACGGGTTTCTTTCATGCTGATCCACATCCTGGAAATCTTGCTGTTGATGTTGACGAagcaattatttattatgacttTGGCATGATGGGGGAGATAAAATCTTTCACCCGAGAGAGACTGCTTGAACTGTTCTATGCTGTTTATGAGAAGGATGCCAAAAAG GTTATGCAATGCCTTATAGATCTGGGAGCACTCCAACCCACTGGTGACCTGTCATCA GTGAGGAGATCTATACAATTTTTCTTGGACAATCTTCTAAGCCAGACACCAGATCAACAACAGACTTTATCTGCAATTGGGGAG GATTTATTTGCAATAGCACAAGACCAGCCATTCCGTTTTCCATCTACCTTCACCTTTGTTATTAGAGCATTTTCTACACTTGAAG gCCTAGGTTACATACTCAATCCAGATTTCTCCTTTGTGAAGATTGCCGCACCTTATGCACAG GAACTTTTAGACATAAGGCAAAAGCGACCGACTGGGCCACAACTCGTGGAGGAGATAAGGAAACAAGCAGATGAT GCAAGAACCAATTCAATATCGATGCCTTACAGAGTTCAAAGAATAGAGGAATTTGTCAAGCAACTTGAGGCAGGAGACCTGAAACTCCGAGTCCGAGTACTTGAG TCTGAAAGAGCTGCTCGGAAAGCAACAATATTACAAATGGCTACCATGTATTCAGTATTGGGGGGAACCTTGCTAAACCTTGGTGTCACTTTGAGTAGCCAAGGCAATCAAGCTTTTGCAAATGGATCATTCATTGGTGCAG GCATTTTAGGGGCTCTATTTTTAAGGTCTATGCAACGGGTGAAGAAACTTGACAAGTTTGAGAACATGATATAA